AAGAAAAAATCGCGAGGAGCCCGGGTCGCCCTGCCGGCCGGCGCGTCCGCGCAGCTGATTGTCAATGCGGCGGGCCTCGTGGCGCTCGGTGCCGAGAATGTGCAGGCCGCCCAGCCTGACCACTTCGTCGTGCTCGGCCTGACACTGCTGCTTGTACTGCTCGTAAATCGGCTGCCACGTTTCCAGCGGGACCTGAAAGATTTTTCCTTCCTGCTGGAAGAGCACCATCTGGACGTTGCCGCGGCTGTCGGCCGCGCCGACAGTCCCTGGCGCGGTCTGCACCGGAGCCACGTAGGGCATGGCCAGTTTTTGTTTCAGGCAGTACTCGCGGGCCATGAACTCCGGGTTGCCGCCGAGCAGGATGTCTGTGCCGCGGCCGGCCATGTTGGTGGAGACGGTGACCGCGCCTTTGCGCCCGGCCTGCGCGATAATCCACGCTTCGCGCTCGTGCTGCTTGGCGTTGAGCACGTGGTGGGGAATGCCTGCGCGCTTGAGCAAGCCGGCGATGACTTCCGATTTTTCAATGGAAATCGAACCGATGAGCACCGGCTGGCCGCGTTCATAAAATTGCTTCACGCCATCGGCGAAGCTGCCGTCTTCCTGCAGCACGCCGTTGACCACGGCGGTGAATTTCTCGGCTTCGGTGCGGTACACCACGTCGGGGTACTCGATGCGGATGAGCGGCTTGTTGGTGGGAATCACCACCACATCGAGGTTGTAAATCTTCGAGAACTCCGCGGCCTCGGTCTCCGCCGTGCCGGTCATGCCGGAGAGTTTCTTGTACATGCGGAAATAGTTTTGAAAGGTGATGGTGGCCAGGGTCTGATTTTCGCGCTCGATGCGCACGCCTTCTTTGGCCTCGATGGCCTGATGCAGGCCGTCGGACCAGCGGCGGCCGGGCATTTGCCGTCCGGTGAATTCGTCAATGATGATGACTTCACCGTCTTTCACCACGTAGTCCACATCTTTTTTGAACAGGGTGTGCGCGCGCAGGGCCTGATAGACGCCGTGAATGGTGTCCATGTGCGCGGGGTCGTACAGATTGCCGAGGCCCAGCAAGCGCTCGCACTTGCTGACGCCTTCTTCGGTCAGCGTAGCGGTCTTGTGTTTTTCGTCAATCGTGTAGTCAATGTCGCGAATCAGCTTGGGAATAATCTTGTCCGCGCGGTAATACTTGTCGGTGGATTCCTCCGCGGGGCCGGAAATAATCAGCGGGGTGCGCGCCTCGTCAATCAGGATGGAGTCCACCTCGTCCACGATGGCGAAGTGGTGGCCGCGCTGGACGCAGTGCGCGAGATCGTACTTCATGTTGTCGCGCAGGTAGTCGAAGCCGAATTCGTTGTTGGTGCCGTAGGTGATGTCGCACTCGTACTGGGCGCGGCGGGTGGGCGGATCCTGGTCGTGCTGGATCACGCCGACGGTCAGCCCGAGGAACTTGTAGATTTCGCCCATCCATTCGGCGTCGCGGCGGGCGAGGTAGTCGTTGACGGTGACCAGATGCACGCCCTTGCCTTCGAGGGCGTTGAGGTACAGCGGCAGGGTGGCGACCAGCGTCTTGCCTTCGCCGGTGGCCATCTCGGCGATCTTGCCTTCATGGAGGACCACGCCGCCGATCAACTGGACATCGTAGGGGACCATGTTCCAGGTGGTCGGAATCCCGACCACCTCCCAGGTCTTCCCCACCAGCCGCTTGCAGGCCTGTTTGACCACGGCGAAGGCCTCGGGGAGGAGGTCATCAAGCGTTTCGCCGTTTTCAAGCCGCTGCTTGAACTCGGCGGTCTTCGCCTGGAGCTGCTCGTCGGAGAGCGACTCAAACTCCTCGAAGCGGAGGTTGATCGTCTCGACAATCGGCATGATGCGCCGCACATCGCGGTCGTGCTTGGAGCCGAAGATCTTGGTGAGAGCCGATTCAAGGAATGACATGGTCAACCTGATCCTCTGTGTGGCCGGCGGCTCGGCGGGAGCCCCGCCTTCTCGCGGGGAGGGGACGGACTCCACGGGCGCCGCGCGCCATCAAACGGCTAAAATTCCGTCCGTCCTTCGAGCGCGCGCATGATCGTGTTGGTGTCGGCGTACTCGACATCGCCGCCCATCGGCAGCCCGCGGGCGATGCGCGAGATCGTCACCCCCAGCGGTTTGAGCACCTTGGCCAGGTAGTTGGCGGTCATCTCCCCTTCGGCGGTCGGGTTGGTGGCGAGGATCACCTCGCGGATGCCGTCGCCTTTGATCCGCGCCACCAGCTCGCTGATCTTCAGCTCCTCGGGGCCGATGCCGTCCAGCGGCGAAAACACGCCGCCCAACACATGATACACGCCCTGGTAGGCGCCGGAGCGTTCGAAGGCCAGGACATCGTGCGGTTCCTCGACCACACAGACCATGGCCTTGTTGCGTTCGGTCGAGCGGCAGATCGGGCAGGGGTCATCGTCGGTGATGTTGTAGCAGACCGAGCAAAAGACGATCCGCTCCTTGACCGCGATGATCGCCTGCGCCAGGGCGCGCGCCTGGTCCATCGGCGCCTGCATGACATGATAGGCCAGCCGGTAGGCGGACTTTTTCCCCACGCCCGGCAGTTTGGCGAATTGATCGATCAGGTGATCGAGGGTGGCGGAAGTGTTGGCCATGGCGCGTCAGTCTGCGGTCGGGGGGAAACAAAGATTGCTTCGTCGATGCCCGCCTGCGGCGGGCATCTCCTCGCAATGACGAATTGCAGCATTCCCGTCTCCGGAATTCGTCATTGCGAGGAGTCCGCCGAAGGCGGACGACGAAGCAATCTTTGTTGGGGTCGTTCCGGACCGCACCGTCTAAAATCCCATTCCCGGCAGCGGCATGCCGCCGGTCAGCTTCGACATGCTCTGCGCCTGCAGTTCGGCGGCCTTCTGGTTGGCCTGGTTGACGGCGACGCAGATCAGTTCTTCCAGCATTTCGATATCGTCCGACTTGACCACTTCGGGATCGAGTTTGACGGAGAGGACTTCGCGCTTGCCATTGACGGTCACCTTGACCATGCCGCCGCCGGCGGTGCCCTCAACGGTCTCATTCTCGAGCGACTGCTGGATCTTCTCCATCTCCGCCTGCATCTTGCGCACCTGCTTGAGCAGCTGTTCCATATTCGTCATGGGTTCTCCCCTACGGCGTTCGGGCCGTGAGCGCTATTCTACGATTTCCCCGTCAAAACGCCGCAAGATTTCTTGCAGTCCATGGTCGGCCAATCGCTGCTCGTCGGCGGCCTTGGCCGGACGGGCCGGCGCGGGCGAGGATGCGCCGATGGGGGCGGAGGCCGGCATGGCATCGAGCGATTTGACATGGATGCTCAGACGCGCTCCCTGGCCGATGGCCCGGATGGTCTCGGTGTGAATCAGGTCGCGCACCGACTTTTCCGCCAATTGCCGCTGTTGGAACTCGTTGCTTTTGGCCACGTGCAGCTCGAACACACCGGGCGAGGTGCGCACGATCTGCGCATGCCCCAGAACTGAACGCAGACTGGGACGGTGCTCGCAGATCGCTTCGAGGATCGGCTCCCAGGCCAACTCACCGACGGCGGCGCGCGGCGGCTCCGGCGCCAACGGCGGTTCCGGCTCGGGAGCGCGTACCATCGGCTTGGTCGGCAGCGGCGCCCTGGCCTGGGGCGGCGCCGGTGGAGCGGCGGGACGCGGCGCCGGTGGCATCGCGGCGCCCTGTGCTTCCAGTCGTTTCAGCAGTGCGCGCAGGTCGATCGAGGATTCCATTCGCGCGGCGCGCATGGCGTAGATCTCCAGCTCCATGCGCGGCTGGGGCGCGCCACGCCGCACCCGCTGGCCCACTTCGAGGGCCATCAGCAGCAAACGGAGAAGGTCGTTTTCTTCCCAAGTAGAAGCGGTCGTGCGGTAGCGCTCCAGGTCCTCGGCGCCCAGCCCCTCGTCGCTGAATTTCGCGCCAAGGGTTTTGGCGAACAGCAGGCGCTTGAGGTGTTCGGTCAACTGCCGCGCGAACTGCAGGTAGTCGCGCCCGGCGCGTGCCACCGCCCCCACCGCATCGATCGCGGCCCCGACATCGGCGCGCGCGACCGCATCGGTGAAGGCAAAGAGTATCTGGGTGTCGACCAGCCCCAGCGCCTCGTTGGCCAGATCGACGGTGACTCGTCCCCCGGCGTAGGCGGCGATCTGGTCGAGAAGCGAGAGCGAATCACGCACCGACCCGGCCGCCTCGGCGGCGATCACTTCCAGCGCCCCCGGCTCGATATCGAGCTTCTCGTTGGACGCGATGGTCTGCAGGTGGCGGCGCAGGGCATCCTGCGAGAGCAAGTGGAAATCCAGACGCAGCGAGCGCGAACGCACCGTCTGCGGCACTTCGTGCGCCTCGGTGGTGGCGAAGATGAACTTTACCGCCGGCGGCGGCTCCTCCAGCGTCTTCAGCAGCGCGTCCTTGGCATTTGAGGTCAGCCGGTGGACCTCATCGATGATGTAGATTTTGAACCGCGATTGCGCCGGCACATAAAGCGTCGAGTCGCGCAGGTCGCGGATCTGGTCGACGCCGGTGTTGGAGGCGGCGTCGATTTCCAGCACATCGAGGTTGGAGCCAGTGGTGATCGACCGGCAGGCGTGGCACTCGTTGCACGGCGTCGGGGTCGGCCCCTTCTCGCAGTTGAGCGCCTTGGCAAGGATGCGCGCGGTCGTGGTCTTGCCGGTGCCTCGCGGTCCGCAGAAGAGGTAGGCGTGGTGGATGCGTCCGGAGGCCAGCGCGTTCTTCAGGGTCGTGGTGACCTGCGGTTGCGCGACGACATCGTCGAAGGTCTGCGGGCGCCACTTGCGGGCGAGGGCCTGGTAGGAGTCAGCCATTTGAAATAGGTCCCATAGGTCCCATAGGACCTATATAAGAATTTGGGTTCGTGCACCCGTCGTCGACCTTGCCCGTCACGACCGGCCCGCCAGCCAACTCCGACTGGGCCACCTTACGTCACACGATACGATCCGCTTACCGTTGCTACCTTCCGGTCCTGGCGGGGTTGGGCGACCGACCGTTGCGCAAGACCCGGTCATCAACATCACTTAACCGGCCTGCATCATGTCGGGCTGGAGGCCTCGGACGGTCTTCAGCCCCGGTAGAGCGGGTTCCGGGTACAGGGCACCGCTATCTCCCCGCCTAGCACGAACCCAGCCGATTATACCACTCGCTGAGGGGGCAGACAAGGACGATACCCGCCGCCGCGCGGCGCGCCGCCGTGCATAACCGATTGACGGAAGTGACATTGCCCGCCTGGCATCACTTTGTTTGAACCCGGGGCCCCGCGGAGGCGTACAAGCGGACAATGAGTTGGGTTCGCGGCGCCCTCATCCTCGTCGTTTCGCTTCTGCTCACCGGCTTCCAGGCGGCGCCGGGACCGTATGTCCTTTGCATCGGTCCCTGCGAGATCGAAGGGGCCCCCGCACCGGTCGAGATGGTCTGCTGGTCGGGGCCGGAGGCGTCCGGTTGCTGCCTGAACGTGGAGGCCGACGACGATTGCTCAGGCTGCACCCCGACCGGCCCCGCCGACTGCGCCGCCGATGCCGCCTGCGTCACGACGACCGATTGCCTGCCGCTTCCCTGCGACGGCGAGAGCCCCTGCCCCATGGATTGGGGGGATTGTCCGGTGTGTCTGCCGGGACGCGCCCTCGCCATGCGGGTCATCGAGGCCGATTCGCGATCGGGCAGCCCCGATCCGGCGCCCGTCAGTATCGCCACGCTGGCGTTGCGCCAACTGGATCAGACGCTTCAACTCGCCCACAGCCACGCTCCACCCTCTCATCTTCTTGCTGAATCCGGATCCGCCATCTGCATCAAGCATTGCCTGCTTCTGATTTGAGAGACGGCTCCTGGTCTGAGATCCGGTCCCGCGGTGGGATCGGTGTCAACTCTCACAACCGAAGAAGGAGTCTGTCATGCAGACCACATTGCGTCTGACCATGATGGCGCTGGCCATCGTGGCGTTGGGAATGTCGTTTGCCGCTGCCTGGGCGGATGAAACGAACCTCTGCACATCAACGGCGTGCGCGTCCGCATGCGCCGGCATGACGGTGGAAGAGTGCCGGGATGTCTGTCCTCCGGAGTGTGTGGTGATCTGCGAGGAGAGCGCGTCGGGCGGCTGCGCCTCTGCGGCTGAGGTTGCCTGCGGGCCCGGCTGCGCGCTGACCGGATGCGGGGACAAGGCCACCGCCGCTACCTCCGCGGCGGTCCTTGACCCCTCCGGTCAGGTCTTCTTTCACCGGACCATCGGCCATGGAGATGATCTCCTGAAGTAGACAACCGGCCGACGGCGCCGCCACACCGAAGTAGACGCGGTCTGCGCATCCGGGAAAACGGGCCGGGTGGTCGCACCCGGCCCGTTTGTTGGGCGCCAAAACACGAGGGCTCCGCGTGTGCGGAGCCCTCGTCAATTCAAATGGAGCAGAGCGGGATCGAACCGCCGACCTGTACGTTGCGAACGTACCGCTCTCCCAGCTGAGCTACTGCCCCATGTGGAACCCTGATGCGAGATCAGGCGCAGGGGGAATATAATCCAAACCGAATCGGGATGGCAAGGGCGCGACGGCCCGCCCGGATTCGCCGGAGCGGCCTACCGGATCCCGGCCAGCGCCGTCTTCAGCGCTTCAAAATCCTGCGGTTCGCGCGCGCGGTAGTTGTCGTTCATGTAGGCGATCCGTCCATCGGACCCCACCACATAGACCGTCCGGCGATTAAGCAGGTGCGCCGGATCGTAGCTGTTGTAGAGCCGCGCCACGGCGTGATCATGATCGGACAGCAGCTCAAAGGGCAGGTTGTGATGGCGCGCCCATTCGTAGTGCGACCACTTGTAGTCGCCGGAAATTCCCCACACTCGCACGCCCAGTTTGCTGAGCTCGGCGAAATGATCGCGGAAGGTGCAGACCTCGACGGTGCAACCGCCGCTCCAGTCGGCCGGATAGAAGGCCAGCACGATCGGCCCGTGGCCCAGCTCATGGGAGAGAGTCAGCGGTTCGGCGGCGATGGAATCTTTGGTCGCATACGGCAGGGTGAAATCGGGGGCCTGGGCGCCCACAACCAGCGTGTCAGCCGCCTGTGTCGGTGATGTCATCGGAATCTCCAGGGTCAGCGCCAGCCATAGAAGCGGCAGGATTGTACGGAACACTTGCGATCCTCCTCGGGCGCCGGTTAGAACAGCGACGACGGCAAAAAGTTCGCTCTCCGGCTCCGGGGCTGGCAAATAGACGGATTTCAGTCGCCTTTGTCAAAAGGTTTGGCAGACGCATGCTATTGCCAAATGGCGAGTTAAAGCCACTGGTATATTCGGGTAAGTTCGCCGCCCAAACCCGGCGAACGGAGATGAGGCCATGTATCCGATCGTAAAGAAATCCATGCTCACCCCGACCATGGCGATGATGCACGTCAAAGCGCCATGGGTCGCCCGCAAGGCGCAACCGGGACAATTCATCATCGTGCGGCTGGGCGAGGAAGGCGAGCGCATCCCCCTGTCGCTGTCGGGATGGGACCGAGAGGAAGGCACGTTGCGTCTGATCATTCAGGCGGTCGGCGCCACCACGCGGCAGATGGTCGCTTTGAAGGAAGGGGACGCCTTCACCGATCTGGTGGGGCCATTGGGGCAACGCGCTCATGGTCTGGGCACGGGCACTCTGGTGGTCATCGGCGGCGGCTACGGCGCCGGCGCGGTAATGCCCACCGCGCGGGAGGCCAAGGCCGAAGGGCGACGGGTCATCGGCATCGTCGGCGCCCGCTCGAAGGATCTGGTGCTGCTCGAGGACGAGATGCGCTCGGTCTGCGACGATGTGCTGATCACCACCGACGACGGCTCCCATGGCATCAAGGGACTGGTGACCGACGCGCTGAAGCGCGTGATCGACCGGGAGCCGGTGGGCGCGGTCCTGGCCATCGGGCCGGTGCCGATGATGCGCGCGGTCAGCGCGCTGACCCGCCCGCACCAAATCAAGACCATGGTCTCCCTCAACGCCGTGATGGTCGACGGCACCGGGATGTGCGGCGGCTGCCGGGTCACGGTCGGGGGACAAACAAAGTTTGCCTGCTTTGATGGCCCGGATTTCGACGGGCATCAGGTCGATTACGACGAATTGGCGCTGCGCCAGCGGATGTACCGTCCGCTGGAAGCGCTGGCGCTTGATCACCTCTGCCATATCGAGAAGGCAATGCCATGACCGACACCCGGAAACTCACGCCCAAGGAACGGATGAAGATTCCCCGGCAGTTCATGCCGGAGCAGGAACCGGAAAAGCGCCGCCGCAACTTTCTCGAGGTGCCGTTTGGATTCGACGCCGAGACGGCGATGCGCGAGGCCACCCGTTGCCTGGAATGCCTCAAGCCGACCTGCATCGAGGGCTGTCCGGTGCAGATTGACATCAAGTCGTTCATCCACCTGATCGTCGAGGGGGACTTCGGCGCGGCGGCGCGCAAGA
This bacterium DNA region includes the following protein-coding sequences:
- the secA gene encoding preprotein translocase subunit SecA translates to MSFLESALTKIFGSKHDRDVRRIMPIVETINLRFEEFESLSDEQLQAKTAEFKQRLENGETLDDLLPEAFAVVKQACKRLVGKTWEVVGIPTTWNMVPYDVQLIGGVVLHEGKIAEMATGEGKTLVATLPLYLNALEGKGVHLVTVNDYLARRDAEWMGEIYKFLGLTVGVIQHDQDPPTRRAQYECDITYGTNNEFGFDYLRDNMKYDLAHCVQRGHHFAIVDEVDSILIDEARTPLIISGPAEESTDKYYRADKIIPKLIRDIDYTIDEKHKTATLTEEGVSKCERLLGLGNLYDPAHMDTIHGVYQALRAHTLFKKDVDYVVKDGEVIIIDEFTGRQMPGRRWSDGLHQAIEAKEGVRIERENQTLATITFQNYFRMYKKLSGMTGTAETEAAEFSKIYNLDVVVIPTNKPLIRIEYPDVVYRTEAEKFTAVVNGVLQEDGSFADGVKQFYERGQPVLIGSISIEKSEVIAGLLKRAGIPHHVLNAKQHEREAWIIAQAGRKGAVTVSTNMAGRGTDILLGGNPEFMAREYCLKQKLAMPYVAPVQTAPGTVGAADSRGNVQMVLFQQEGKIFQVPLETWQPIYEQYKQQCQAEHDEVVRLGGLHILGTERHEARRIDNQLRGRAGRQGDPGSSRFFLSLEDDLLRIFGGERVKALMYRLGMTEGVPIESKLISRRIENAQKAVEAQNFEARKHLLEYDDVMNKQRTAIYGLRRQLLEKQDHREYVLNLAESIAEEFVDKYCP
- the recR gene encoding recombination mediator RecR — translated: MANTSATLDHLIDQFAKLPGVGKKSAYRLAYHVMQAPMDQARALAQAIIAVKERIVFCSVCYNITDDDPCPICRSTERNKAMVCVVEEPHDVLAFERSGAYQGVYHVLGGVFSPLDGIGPEELKISELVARIKGDGIREVILATNPTAEGEMTANYLAKVLKPLGVTISRIARGLPMGGDVEYADTNTIMRALEGRTEF
- a CDS encoding YbaB/EbfC family nucleoid-associated protein, encoding MTNMEQLLKQVRKMQAEMEKIQQSLENETVEGTAGGGMVKVTVNGKREVLSVKLDPEVVKSDDIEMLEELICVAVNQANQKAAELQAQSMSKLTGGMPLPGMGF
- the dnaX gene encoding DNA polymerase III subunit gamma/tau, which encodes MADSYQALARKWRPQTFDDVVAQPQVTTTLKNALASGRIHHAYLFCGPRGTGKTTTARILAKALNCEKGPTPTPCNECHACRSITTGSNLDVLEIDAASNTGVDQIRDLRDSTLYVPAQSRFKIYIIDEVHRLTSNAKDALLKTLEEPPPAVKFIFATTEAHEVPQTVRSRSLRLDFHLLSQDALRRHLQTIASNEKLDIEPGALEVIAAEAAGSVRDSLSLLDQIAAYAGGRVTVDLANEALGLVDTQILFAFTDAVARADVGAAIDAVGAVARAGRDYLQFARQLTEHLKRLLFAKTLGAKFSDEGLGAEDLERYRTTASTWEENDLLRLLLMALEVGQRVRRGAPQPRMELEIYAMRAARMESSIDLRALLKRLEAQGAAMPPAPRPAAPPAPPQARAPLPTKPMVRAPEPEPPLAPEPPRAAVGELAWEPILEAICEHRPSLRSVLGHAQIVRTSPGVFELHVAKSNEFQQRQLAEKSVRDLIHTETIRAIGQGARLSIHVKSLDAMPASAPIGASSPAPARPAKAADEQRLADHGLQEILRRFDGEIVE
- a CDS encoding peroxiredoxin — translated: MFRTILPLLWLALTLEIPMTSPTQAADTLVVGAQAPDFTLPYATKDSIAAEPLTLSHELGHGPIVLAFYPADWSGGCTVEVCTFRDHFAELSKLGVRVWGISGDYKWSHYEWARHHNLPFELLSDHDHAVARLYNSYDPAHLLNRRTVYVVGSDGRIAYMNDNYRAREPQDFEALKTALAGIR
- a CDS encoding sulfide/dihydroorotate dehydrogenase-like FAD/NAD-binding protein, which translates into the protein MYPIVKKSMLTPTMAMMHVKAPWVARKAQPGQFIIVRLGEEGERIPLSLSGWDREEGTLRLIIQAVGATTRQMVALKEGDAFTDLVGPLGQRAHGLGTGTLVVIGGGYGAGAVMPTAREAKAEGRRVIGIVGARSKDLVLLEDEMRSVCDDVLITTDDGSHGIKGLVTDALKRVIDREPVGAVLAIGPVPMMRAVSALTRPHQIKTMVSLNAVMVDGTGMCGGCRVTVGGQTKFACFDGPDFDGHQVDYDELALRQRMYRPLEALALDHLCHIEKAMP